The following are encoded in a window of Thermodesulfobacteriota bacterium genomic DNA:
- a CDS encoding zinc ribbon domain-containing protein, whose amino-acid sequence MYNLIIGIITLLAALYIVLPFFLKKKEDGNINSIQEPLDSISEKLIALHNKKETLYSAIRDIDFDYGLGKLSKDDYEELNNKYQTQAASVLKEIDEIEQETGFGELDKELEQEILAYRDTSDENLEKEISSFRASKVVSLYCTQCGSEYSETDLYCSKCGAKLNS is encoded by the coding sequence GTGTATAACTTGATAATAGGCATCATCACACTTTTAGCTGCACTCTATATTGTGCTTCCATTTTTTCTAAAGAAAAAAGAAGATGGGAATATAAACTCAATTCAAGAGCCATTGGATTCAATTTCTGAAAAGCTGATTGCACTTCATAATAAAAAAGAGACTTTGTATTCGGCCATAAGAGACATCGATTTTGACTATGGCCTGGGTAAGTTATCGAAAGACGATTACGAGGAACTAAATAATAAATATCAAACTCAGGCTGCATCAGTGCTTAAAGAAATAGATGAGATTGAACAGGAAACTGGCTTTGGAGAATTGGACAAGGAATTAGAGCAAGAAATATTAGCGTACAGAGATACTTCAGATGAGAATTTAGAAAAAGAGATCTCATCATTTAGAGCTTCAAAAGTTGTTTCACTGTATTGCACACAATGTGGATCTGAATACAGTGAAACTGATTTGTATTGTTCAAAATGTGGAGCAAAGTTAAATTCATGA